A DNA window from Pogona vitticeps strain Pit_001003342236 chromosome 2, PviZW2.1, whole genome shotgun sequence contains the following coding sequences:
- the S100Z gene encoding protein S100-Z, with translation MPTQLEGAMDTLIKVFHHYSAKEGDKYKLNKGELKQLLTSELTDFLSCQKDPQLVDKIMKDLDSNKDNEVDFNEFVVLVAALTVACNDFFEEQMRKKGE, from the exons ATGCCGACGCAGCTGGAAGGTGCAATGGATACCTTAATCAAGGTCTTTCACCATTACTCAGCAAAAGAAGGGGATAAATATAAACTCAATAAAGGAGAACTCAAACAGCTCCTCACCAGTGAACTTACTGACTTCCTTTCG TGTCAAAAGGATCCCCAGCTGGTTGATAAGATTATGAAAGATCTTGATAGCAATAAAGACAATGAGGTGGATTTTAATGAATTTGTGGTCCTGGTTGCTGCATTGACAGTTGCATGCAATGATTTCTTTGAAGAGCAaatgaggaaaaaaggagaataa